The following DNA comes from Micromonospora chokoriensis.
ATCGCCGCCGAGTCCGGCTTGGGGTGGCAGAGCCAGCTCACCTTGGCCTCGGGGGTGAGCAGAGCGACGGTACGACCGTTGGACAGCATGGAGTGCCGTTCGATCGGCACCGCCCGCTCCCCGAACAGCCAGTGCCGTCGGGTCTCCAACAGCAACGCCAACGCGCGCGCGGCCTCCAGCGGGTCGGCGACCCGGTAGCCGGCCTGGGTGTCCCCGGGGCCGATCTTGATGCCGAGGTCGGGGCCGTGCAGGTGGCCGAACGCGTTCTCGTCGGTGATGTCGTCACCGATGAAGAGCACCGCGCTGGCGGCGAGCTGGGTGCGCAGCTGGTCGACGGCGGTGCCCTTGTGGGTGGCCACGACGGAGAGCTCGATGACCTCCTTGCCCTGGGTCACCGTGACACCGTCGAAGGTGGCCGGGCCGTTGCGGACGGCCTCGATGGCGGCGGCGGCCACCTCCGGGTCGATCCCGCGGGTGTGCATCGCGACGCTCGCCGGCTTGCGTTCCAGCCGGATGCCCGGGTGGTCGGCGGCGATGTCGCGCAGCGCGTTGCGCACGCGGGTGCGGACCGCGACGAGCTCGGGGGAGAGCCGCTCGACGAAGCCGATGTCGAACTCGGAGCCGTGGCTGCCGACGAGGTGCACCTCGCTGGGCAGCCGGGAGAGCGCGGCCAGGTCGCGCAGCGCCCGGCCGGAGACCACCGCCACGGTGGTCTGCGGCAGCGCCGCCAGCGCGCGGACGGCGGCGACCGCCTCGGGCAGGGGGACGGCGGTGCTCGGGTCCTCCACGATCGGCGCGAGTGTGCCGTCGTAGTCGCAGGCGACCAGGAGTTGGGGGACCCGGGCGATCCGGCCGATGGCGGCGCGCAGCTCGGGGTCCATCACCCCGGTGGCGGTGGCCGCCCCATCGTTGACGGTCGTGTTCACTCGGCCTCCGCCTCCGGAACTCCAAGCTCGGAGAGGAAGGACTTGGCCCAGTGGCCCACGTCGTGGGTACGCAGGTGACGTTGCATTGTCCGCATCCGGCGGCGTGCCTCGGTTTTCTCCACGTGCACTGCCCGGAGCAGGGCGTCTTTGACCGCGTCCGGGTCGTGCGGGTTGCACAAAAATGCCTGGCGAAGCTCGGTGGCGGCACCGGCGAACTCACTGAGCACGAGCGCGCCACCTTGGTCGGCACGTGATGCTACGTATTCCTTCGCCACCAGGTTCATCCCGTCTCGCAGCGGGGTCACCATCATGACGTCGGCGGCAACATACATCGCGGCCAGTTCACTGCGACTGTACGACTGATGCAGATAATGCACCGCCGGCACGCCGACCCTGCCGAATTCGCCATTAATCCGACCAACCTCGCGCTCCACCTTGACGCGAAGTGCCTGGTAGTGCTCCACGCGCTCACGGCTGGGGGTGGCCACCTGCACCATGACCGCGTCGGGGACTGTCAGCTTTCCGTCAGCCAGCAACTCGCGGAAGGCCTTGAGTCGCAACTCGATGCCCTTGGTGTAATCCAGTCGGTCCACCCCGAGGATGATCGTCTTCGGGTCGCCCAGCTCGGCGCGGATCTGCTTGGCCCGCGCCTGGATGGCCGGGTCGGCGGCCATCCGCTCCATCTCCTGGGTGTCGATCGAGATGGGGAAGGCACCGGCCTTCACCTGCCGACCGTCGACCTGGATCATCTGCCCCTCGTAGCGCAGCCCGAGCAGATGCCGGGCCAGCCGGACGAAGTTCTGCGCGGCCAACCGCTGCTGAAAGCCGACCAGGTCGGCGCCGAGCAGACCGCGCAGGATCTCGGTGCGGAACGGCATCTGCATGAACAGCTCGATCGGCGGGAACGGGATGTGCAGGAAGAACCCGATCCGCAGGTCCGGACGCAGCTCACGCAGCATCGCCGGGACCAGTTGCAGCTGGTAGTCCTGCACCCAGACCGTCGCGCCCTCGGCCGCGACGTCCGCCGCGGCCTCCGCGAAGCGGGCGTTGACCAGGCGGTACGCCTCCCGCCAACGGCGCTTGTAGGCCGGTGTCTCCACCGCGTCGTGGTAGAGCGGCCAGATCGTCGCGTTGGACTGGCCCTCGTAGTAGCGCTCCAGCTCCTCCGCGCTGAGCGGAACCGGGTGCAGCCGGATCCCCTCCAGGTCGAACGGGTCGGGAGCCGGGCCGGTGCCGCCGGCCCAGCCGACCCAGGTGCCCTGGTGCTCGGCGAGTACGGGATGCAGGGCGGTGACCAGCCCACCAGGGCTACGCCGCCACTGCCGTCCCTCGGGTGTGCTCACCTCGTCGACCGGCAGACGGTTCGCCACTACGACAAAGGAGCTACGGACGGTCACGATCGGCCACCTCCAGGTACTGACGGGTCCACCGCGATGAGCGTACTGAGCGTAGCTGCGGCGTCTTGTGCCTAGTGCCGGAGTCTCCTACCCGCCTCGGCCGGACCGAACCCCGAAGGTGATCTTCTCGACAGCCGTGCTGGTCAGAGGTCGATGATCGGCCATTCCTTGGGCAGCACCTCGCCCAGCAGCTCCCGCCGATCCGTCATGATCGGTACGAGAGGGTGGGCTGCGGCGTCGACGGCGAGCTGGGCCAGGTCCATCCGACCCTCCATGCGGCGTGACCAGCCCCCAAGGTAGCCGCAGATGTTCGCCTCGACGGAGGTGACCCGCACGTGCGGCAGTGCGACGAGCAGTTCGAGCATCTCCCACTGAGCGGGTGCGACGCGCTCGTGTGCGTGCGCGAGACACAAGGCGGGCACGAGCACCTCTTGGCCGTAGTCGGCGGCCTCGGCGATTCTTTTGCCGACATTCTTGGTGCCGGAGGCGTAGGACAGCAGTGCAGCAGTGTCCAGCGCCAGGCCGAAGGGGATCACCCGAGCACCGTGGCGCGTGTGACGCGTGCACCGGCGCGTGCCGCCAGCACCTCGGCCTGCAACCGGGCGGCCTGCTCACGCAGCTCCGGAGTGATCCGGGCCCTGAGTTGCTCCATCTCCGCGTGGGCCTCAGCGATGTCCTCATCGGTGATCACGAAGCCCGCGCTGGCGAGCATCTCCCGTGTCTTCTCGCCCGCCATCTGGCGCCGCACCGCCCGCGCCACGAATGCGGAGACGTTCGGCTCCAGCGACAGGCGGTCGGCGACGTCGTCCGGCAGGCTGACAGCGATCTTCTTGGTCATACGAAAACGCTAGCGAGTCATACCGGCCTCGGCAACGCGGCTTGCCGGCGTACTCCTGTGGCGGGGTGATGTGGGCGAAGCGCGCCGTACCTGTCAGGATTGACGATGGCGTGCGCGCGGCCGGCTCCCGGCCGGCGGCGGCGGGCGGTCCTCGCAGCCCGCGCCGCGCCGCCGATCAGCGACAGCAACCGACGGAGGTAGCCCGCACCGTGGCCCAGTACATCTACGTCCTGGAAAAGGCGCGCAAGGCGCACGGCGACAAGGTCGTGCTCGACAACGTGACGTTGAGCTTCCTGCCGGGGGCCAAGATCGGTGTGCTCGGTCCGAACGGCGCCGGTAAGTCCAGCCTTCTCAAGATCATGGCAGGGTTGGACAAGCCGAGCAACGGAGAGGCCCGGCTCATGCCCGGCTACACCGTCGGCATGCTCGCCCAGGAGCCCCCGCTCAACGAGGCCAAGACCGTTCTCGGCAACGTCGAGGAGGCGGTCGCCGAGACCAAGGCCAAGCTGGAGCGGTTCAACAAGATCGCCGAGCAGATGGCGACCGACTACTCCGACGAGCTGATGGAGGAGATGGGCAAGCTCCAGGAGGAGCTCGACCACCTCGACGCCTGGGACATCGACTCCAAGCTCGAACTGGCCATGGACGCCCTGCGCTGCCCGCCGCCGGACGCCGACGTGACCCAGCTCTCCGGTGGTGAGCGGCGCCGGGTCGCGCTCTGCAAGCTGCTGCTGGAGGCGCCCGACCTGCTGCTGCTCGACGAGCCCACCAACCACCTGGACGCGGAGAGCGTCTCCTGGTTGGAGCAGCACCTGGCCAAGTACGCCGGCACCGTCATGGCGATCACCCACGACCGGTACTTCCTCGACAACGTGGCCAACTGGATCCTCGAGCTGGACCGTGGCCGGACCTACCCGTACGAGGGCAACTACTCCACCTACCTGGAGAAGAAGGCCGCCCGACTGGCCGTCGAGGGCCGCCGCGACGCCAAGATGAAGAAGCGCCTCACCGAGGAGCTGGAGTGGGTCCGCTCCAACGCCAAGGCCCGGCAGACCAAGTCGAAGGCCCGCCTGGACCGGTACGACGAGATGGCCACCGAGGCGGAGAAGACCCGCAAGCTCGACTTCGAGGAGATCCAGATCCCGCCGGGCCCGCGCCTGGGCAACACGGTGATCGAGGCGAACAAGCTCAGCAAGGGCTTCGGTGACCGGCTGCTGATCGACAATCTGTCGTTCTCGCTGCCGCGCAACGGCATCGTCGGCATCATCGGCCCGAACGGCGTCGGCAAGACCACCCTGTTCAAGACCATCGTCGGGCTGGAGGAGCCGACCGCCGGGTCGGTCCGGGTCGGCGAGACGGTCTCCCTGTCGTACGTCGACCAGAACCGGGAGGGCCTCAACGGCGACAAGACCGTCTGGGAGGTCGTCTCCGACGGGCTGGACTACCTGATGGTGGGCAAGGTCGAGATGCCGTCGCGGGCGTACATCGCCGCGTTCGGCTTCAAGGGCCCGGACCAGCAGAAGCCGACCAAGGTGCTCTCCGGCGGTGAGCGCAACCGGCTCAACCTGGCGCTGACCCTGAAGATCGGCGGCAACGTGATCCTGCTCGACGAGCCGACCAACGACCTGGACGTGGAGACGCTGTCCAGCCTGGAGAACGCCCTGCTGGAGTTCCCCGGCTGCGCCGTGGTCATCTCCCACGACCGGATGTTCCTGGACCGGGTCGCCACGCACATCCTGGCCTGGGAGGGCGACGACCAGAACCCGTCCAAGTGGTTCTGGTTCGAGGGCAACTTCGAGGCGTACGAGAAGAACAAGATCGACCGCCTCGGCGCGGAGGCCGCCCGGCCGCACCGGGTGACCTACCGCAAGCTGACCCGCGACTGACCGGCGCAGACGGTGTCTGACCGGTTCGTCTACCACTGCACCCTGCGCTGGTCCGACCTGGACGCGTACGGCCACGTCAACAACTCGCGCTTCCTCACCCTCTACGAGGAGGCGCGGGTGGCGTTGATGTTCGCCGGCGGCCGGGCCTGGGGGGTCGGCTCGTTCGCCGACGGGGTGGTGATCCGCCGGCACGAGGTCGACTACCTGCGCCCGGTCGACTACGCGTTGGGTCGGGCCACCGCCGAGGCCGCGCCGACCGTCCGAATCGAGTTGTGGGTGGAGGAGATCCGGGCCTCCCGGTTCACCGTCGCCTACGAGTTGTACGACGGCGACGTGCTGGCCAGCCGTGCCCGCTCGGTGCTGGTGCCGTTCGACCTGACCCGACAGGTGCCCCGGCGGATCACTGCGGAGGAGCGGGACTTCCTGCTCACGTACGCCCCGCAGGGCGGAGGTGTGGTGTGACCCGGCCGGGCACGGCGGAGCCGGGGCGGGCGGCGGTGACTCCGACACACGGCCTCGCCGGGGTGGCGGACGCCGGCGCCTTCCTGGCCCGTCTGGTCCGGCTGGATCCGCTCGCACCGGTCCGGCTGCGGCCGGCCGGTGGCCCGGACCGGGTCGCCCTCTGGGCCCGGCTGCCCTGGCAGGTCCTGGTGGTCCGCACGGTGGCCGGCGGGCCGGCCGAGGACGTCACGGTGACCGCCGCCGAGTTGCTGGCCGAATTGGAACGTGGTGGCGCGGCCCTGCCGACGCGTCGGGACGCGCAGTGGCGGTGGCCGCTGCCCCCGGCGCGGAGCAGGCAGGTGGAGGTGCTGCCCGTCGGCGAGCTGCGCCGGATCGCGCAGGCGGCGGCGGGCACCCTGCGGACGGCCAGTGAGCAGGGGGTCGCGGGCCGCGCGGTGGGCCAGCGTGCTCTGCGCGACGCGCTGCTCGACCACGTGGCGGTGCTGGTCACTCCGGAAGATGCGCCCGCCGTCCCGGTGGAGGTGTCGCAGCGGTTGGTGCAGGCGGTGGTCCGGATGGGCTT
Coding sequences within:
- a CDS encoding alpha,alpha-trehalose-phosphate synthase (UDP-forming), coding for MTVRSSFVVVANRLPVDEVSTPEGRQWRRSPGGLVTALHPVLAEHQGTWVGWAGGTGPAPDPFDLEGIRLHPVPLSAEELERYYEGQSNATIWPLYHDAVETPAYKRRWREAYRLVNARFAEAAADVAAEGATVWVQDYQLQLVPAMLRELRPDLRIGFFLHIPFPPIELFMQMPFRTEILRGLLGADLVGFQQRLAAQNFVRLARHLLGLRYEGQMIQVDGRQVKAGAFPISIDTQEMERMAADPAIQARAKQIRAELGDPKTIILGVDRLDYTKGIELRLKAFRELLADGKLTVPDAVMVQVATPSRERVEHYQALRVKVEREVGRINGEFGRVGVPAVHYLHQSYSRSELAAMYVAADVMMVTPLRDGMNLVAKEYVASRADQGGALVLSEFAGAATELRQAFLCNPHDPDAVKDALLRAVHVEKTEARRRMRTMQRHLRTHDVGHWAKSFLSELGVPEAEAE
- the ettA gene encoding energy-dependent translational throttle protein EttA, with translation MAQYIYVLEKARKAHGDKVVLDNVTLSFLPGAKIGVLGPNGAGKSSLLKIMAGLDKPSNGEARLMPGYTVGMLAQEPPLNEAKTVLGNVEEAVAETKAKLERFNKIAEQMATDYSDELMEEMGKLQEELDHLDAWDIDSKLELAMDALRCPPPDADVTQLSGGERRRVALCKLLLEAPDLLLLDEPTNHLDAESVSWLEQHLAKYAGTVMAITHDRYFLDNVANWILELDRGRTYPYEGNYSTYLEKKAARLAVEGRRDAKMKKRLTEELEWVRSNAKARQTKSKARLDRYDEMATEAEKTRKLDFEEIQIPPGPRLGNTVIEANKLSKGFGDRLLIDNLSFSLPRNGIVGIIGPNGVGKTTLFKTIVGLEEPTAGSVRVGETVSLSYVDQNREGLNGDKTVWEVVSDGLDYLMVGKVEMPSRAYIAAFGFKGPDQQKPTKVLSGGERNRLNLALTLKIGGNVILLDEPTNDLDVETLSSLENALLEFPGCAVVISHDRMFLDRVATHILAWEGDDQNPSKWFWFEGNFEAYEKNKIDRLGAEAARPHRVTYRKLTRD
- a CDS encoding acyl-CoA thioesterase, with protein sequence MSDRFVYHCTLRWSDLDAYGHVNNSRFLTLYEEARVALMFAGGRAWGVGSFADGVVIRRHEVDYLRPVDYALGRATAEAAPTVRIELWVEEIRASRFTVAYELYDGDVLASRARSVLVPFDLTRQVPRRITAEERDFLLTYAPQGGGVV